The genomic DNA GGACACGACGGCGGGCATATCGAGGTTCGGGATCTGGAAACCGCCCACCAGCAGCTGCACGCGCTTGCAGAAGATGCCCACGATGGCCAGCACCGCCGCAATCACGATAAGCGGGTTCGTGCGCAGCTTCGGCACGAAGGCGATGACCGCAGTGACGGCGCACCCTACGACTTCGATCCAGAAGAAAGGAGCGAGCGGACCCGTGGTCAGCATGGCGACGACCTCCGCCCCCGATCCGGCCGGGAAGCCCTCGGTCAGCAAGTCGCAACCGAAGAAGTACAAATCCACCATCACGAACACCCCGAGGAGCTTAAGCATCTTGACGACATGCTCCTGCGCAAGCTCCAGGTAACCAGCCTTGCGCAGCGCGATGACCACGACGAGCACGAGCGCCACGCCGCACACCAGAGCCGACGACACGAACCAGGGGCCCAGAAGCGCGGTATGCCACATCTCGCGACCCTGCTGCAAACCGAAGATCCAAGCGGTGACCGAGTGAACGAGCACGGCGCACACCAGAGCGATGGCGGACACCACGCGCAAAGCAGCGGCAGAGCCCTTGCCGCCCTCGAAGCGCAGCATAGCCCACAAATACACGACGGACAGGATCAGGTACGTGCCCAGCACGATGATGTCCCACATCAAAGGCGAGCCGAGATTGGAGTACACGAACAGCTCCCAAAGGCGCAGCGGCTGGCCGAGGTCGATCACGACGAAGCCGATCGCCAGCACCGTGCAGCAGATGGAGGTCCACACGGCGATCTTCGACACGCCGCCGAAACCCTCCATGCCGAACACGCGCGGAGCGCTCGAGACGATAAGGCCGCCGGCGGACAGACCGACGAGGAACATGAACATCGTGATGTAAAGCCCCCACGAGTCCAGATTGCGCATGTTGGTGTTCACCATGCCGCTGGTCAGCTGAAATGCCCACAAAGCCAAACCGCCGACGGTGAGAATGGCCGCCACCACGATGGCGACAGCAACCCCTTTGCCGCCGAATCCGGCAGCGGAAACCTTGGCGGACTTCTCCGCCGATACGTTCTCAGACATGATCAATCCCCTTACACGAGGTAGTACACGGATGGCTTCGTGCCTTCGCTGGCCAGCAGCTGCTCGTAGGAGCGCTCTTTGACAAGCTTCGACACCTCCGAATCCGGATCGTCGAAGTCACCGAAGTGACGGGCGCGAGCCGGGCACAACTCCATGCATGCCGGCACCTCCTCACGGGCAAGGCGCTGGTAGCAGAAGGTGCATTTCTCGACCACATGCTTCTGGTGCTTCGGGACGTCTGCATCGCCGACAGCATGGTCGACGGGGTACTTCGGCTCCTCCCAGTTGAACGAGCGTACGCCCGTGTACGGGCAAGCCGCCATGCACATACGGCAGCCGATGCACTTGTCGTAGTCCTGACGCACGACGCCCGTCTCGGGATCTTTGTAGGTTGCCCCCACAGGGCACACCTTCGTGCAAGTCGGGTTCTCGCAATGCTGGCAGCCTACAGTGATATAGCGCATCGACACGTCAGGGAAGACGCCGGCCGGCGTGTCGATCTCGTCGCCGCCCTCCGTGAGGACCCGGGTCCACCAATTAGTCTCGGGAAGGTTGTTTGTTATCTTGCAGTTCACGGAGCAGGCGTTGCACCCCACGCATCGCTTCGTGTCGATGACCATGCCGTAGCGGGCCATTACCTCACACCCCCTTCGTACTTCTCGACTTCGCAGAGGAAGTCGTAGAAGGCGCTGTTCGAGCAGAAATCGTTCATGTACACATTCGTCAGATCCTGCGTATGCCCCTCGACAAACTGGCTAGCCTGGAAACCGTGCGGAATGGAGACGACTCCCGGCTTGATGCCCTCGGTCACACGCGCCTTGAGCACGGCATAGCCGTGATCGTTGTAGACGCGCACGTAGTCGCCCTGCTGGATTCCGCGCTCGGCGGCATCGGTCGCGTTGACCTTCAGCAACGGCTCGGGCTCGAGCTCGCGCATGACCGGCGTGTACGCCAGCTGCGAATGCACGTGATACTTGCTGTGCTCGCTGCATCCGAACAGCGGATACTTGTCGCGCAGCGGATTCTCCTCGTATGCCTCGTTCGCGTGCTCGTAGTAAGGCAGACGCTCGCAATCGGCGATCTTCTGCCCGAAGTTGTTGCGCGGCGTGGGCTTCTCGAGGTAGTACTTCAAACGCTGCGCCTCGGCGCTGCCGAACTTCGGCACCATACGCGACTCGGTGTAAGAAGCATCGCGAACCAGCTTGCCCGTCTTGAGCTCGTCGAACGTGCAGCCCTGCTTGACGTTGGCCTCGGTATCGATGACTTCCTTCAAGAAATCATCGTCCGATTTCGGGTAGATGTCCATGCCCATCTTCGCGGTCACCAGACGCATGATCTCCAGATCGGTCTTGCATTCGTACAGAGGGTCGAGCACTTTCTGGGTGAACGTGGGATACGGCACCGAGCACACCGGGTCGAAATCCTGCACCTCGAACGAATGGGGCACCGGCAAAAGGATATCGGCCCACTGCGCAGTGTCGGTCATGTTGACGTCTGCGCACACCACGAAGTCGATCTTCTTGACAGCGTCGATGAGGTCTTGACGGCCCGACTCGCAGGACAGCATGTTGCCGTTGCAGCACCACAGAACGCGAATCTCGAGATCCTGCCCCGCCCACTTTTTCTCCTCCATGACCTTCGGGAGGTACATGCCGCAGAAGCTGGCACCGGGAGTTCCCAACATGTAGGCTTTCACGTTGTAGCCCACCATGCCCGTCGATGGGCTGCCGCAGATGGAAGCGCCCGGCTTGCCGGCGTTGCCGGTCAGAGCCGCGAGGAACGCGAGGTTCTTGAAGTTGTGATGGGAGTTCGCATGGTGTCCGAGTCCCTGGAACGTCATGACGTACACGGGGCCTTCGGTGGCATACACGCGGGCCAGTTCCTCGATCTGCTCCTTCGGGAGGTCGCAAATGTCCGCAGCCCTCTCGACGGTGTATTCGGAAATGCTCTCCTTGACAACTTGGTAGACCGGTTTCACGGCGAAACCCTGCACCTCGAACGATCCTTCGATGGCGGGCTTCTGCGCGGCATCGGCGGTCGCAGGTGCGCCGGCAGCCTCGTCCCACACCGCAACCGGATCGATCACGGTGGGCTTGCCCGTGCGCGGATCGACCGGTCCCTCGGTGGCAGGCGTGCCCAGATCGCTCATGTGAAGGTACGTGCCGTCCTCCTTCACCAAGAACGGAGACACCGTGCTGCTTCGCATGAATTCTTCGTCCATCAAGCCGTTCTCGATAATATGATTGGCCATGGCCAGCATGAGCGCGCCGTCGGTGCCCGGCCGGACGGGAACGTAGACGTCGGAGTGCATGGCCGACGCGGTGAACTGCGGGTCGATGGTGATGAGCTTTGCGCCCTTCTCGCGCGCATCGCACACGAACTGCCACGCATGCACGTACGCTTCCGCCGGATTGCCGCCCCACGAGATAATGGTCTTGGCGTTGGCGGCATCCACGAAGTCGTTGCCCGAAATCCCCAGCAGCGTCGACTGCTCATGCTGCTGCGCCGTATCGGCACCGGCTCCCAGTACCGAGCCCCCGACGGCCGTGATGAAGCGACCGTAGGCAACGGACATGTAGCCTGCCATCGCACCGTTCAGAACGCCGTACGAACCATACGAGGACCAAACGGCAACCGACGTGCCACCGTAATCTTTGATAGCCGCGCCCATCTTCTCCGCGATGGTGCTAACAGCCTCGTCCCAGCTGATGCGCTCCCACTCGCCCGCTCCGCGCTCCCCGACGCGCTTCATGGGGTACTTGAGCCGGTCGGTATCGTACACGCGCTGCGGCTGGCTGAACCCCTTCACGCAGAAGCGCTTGCGGACGGCATCCTCGCCGGGCATATCCATGGGACGGGCTTTGACCACCTTGCCCTCGCGCACCGTCACCTCCAAGGGGCAGCGGCTACCGCAGTTGCCGCGGCATGCGCTCCTGAACGTCTGCTCGCCATCGGCGGATGAACTTCCCTCCGCATTCGCCGGCATCGGCGCCAGCGCAGCGCCCGTGCCTGCGACAGCCGCGACGGCCGTGACGGCACCCGTCGTCTTCAGGAAGCCTCTACGCGTGAGTCCGCCGAGCGGGCTCTTCGTCTCAGACATGTCTCCTCCTCCATTCATGTTGCAGAATGCCTGGGGATCATCGTAAGAAGGTGAGTGTTCCGCGTACGGGTATCCCCCTCCGGCTGCATGGGTGCGCGTGCGCTCCAATACAGGTTCCGATATTCCCCCTCATATCAGAATCGGCCGATTCCTTCTTGTCATAGTCTGCCATATGTCACTATGATTATCAATAATAATGTATGACAGGATA from Eggerthella lenta DSM 2243 includes the following:
- the nrfD gene encoding NrfD/PsrC family molybdoenzyme membrane anchor subunit; protein product: MSENVSAEKSAKVSAAGFGGKGVAVAIVVAAILTVGGLALWAFQLTSGMVNTNMRNLDSWGLYITMFMFLVGLSAGGLIVSSAPRVFGMEGFGGVSKIAVWTSICCTVLAIGFVVIDLGQPLRLWELFVYSNLGSPLMWDIIVLGTYLILSVVYLWAMLRFEGGKGSAAALRVVSAIALVCAVLVHSVTAWIFGLQQGREMWHTALLGPWFVSSALVCGVALVLVVVIALRKAGYLELAQEHVVKMLKLLGVFVMVDLYFFGCDLLTEGFPAGSGAEVVAMLTTGPLAPFFWIEVVGCAVTAVIAFVPKLRTNPLIVIAAVLAIVGIFCKRVQLLVGGFQIPNLDMPAVVSGPALTDAGAALQSAGGSMVYFPSMLEFGVVLGVFGLGALMLLLGLKFLPLKPTERSH
- a CDS encoding 4Fe-4S dicluster domain-containing protein, with the translated sequence MARYGMVIDTKRCVGCNACSVNCKITNNLPETNWWTRVLTEGGDEIDTPAGVFPDVSMRYITVGCQHCENPTCTKVCPVGATYKDPETGVVRQDYDKCIGCRMCMAACPYTGVRSFNWEEPKYPVDHAVGDADVPKHQKHVVEKCTFCYQRLAREEVPACMELCPARARHFGDFDDPDSEVSKLVKERSYEQLLASEGTKPSVYYLV
- a CDS encoding molybdopterin-containing oxidoreductase family protein; the encoded protein is MSETKSPLGGLTRRGFLKTTGAVTAVAAVAGTGAALAPMPANAEGSSSADGEQTFRSACRGNCGSRCPLEVTVREGKVVKARPMDMPGEDAVRKRFCVKGFSQPQRVYDTDRLKYPMKRVGERGAGEWERISWDEAVSTIAEKMGAAIKDYGGTSVAVWSSYGSYGVLNGAMAGYMSVAYGRFITAVGGSVLGAGADTAQQHEQSTLLGISGNDFVDAANAKTIISWGGNPAEAYVHAWQFVCDAREKGAKLITIDPQFTASAMHSDVYVPVRPGTDGALMLAMANHIIENGLMDEEFMRSSTVSPFLVKEDGTYLHMSDLGTPATEGPVDPRTGKPTVIDPVAVWDEAAGAPATADAAQKPAIEGSFEVQGFAVKPVYQVVKESISEYTVERAADICDLPKEQIEELARVYATEGPVYVMTFQGLGHHANSHHNFKNLAFLAALTGNAGKPGASICGSPSTGMVGYNVKAYMLGTPGASFCGMYLPKVMEEKKWAGQDLEIRVLWCCNGNMLSCESGRQDLIDAVKKIDFVVCADVNMTDTAQWADILLPVPHSFEVQDFDPVCSVPYPTFTQKVLDPLYECKTDLEIMRLVTAKMGMDIYPKSDDDFLKEVIDTEANVKQGCTFDELKTGKLVRDASYTESRMVPKFGSAEAQRLKYYLEKPTPRNNFGQKIADCERLPYYEHANEAYEENPLRDKYPLFGCSEHSKYHVHSQLAYTPVMRELEPEPLLKVNATDAAERGIQQGDYVRVYNDHGYAVLKARVTEGIKPGVVSIPHGFQASQFVEGHTQDLTNVYMNDFCSNSAFYDFLCEVEKYEGGVR